The following proteins come from a genomic window of bacterium:
- a CDS encoding KpsF/GutQ family sugar-phosphate isomerase, translated as MKTDAEITARGREVLAVEGEALARVAERLDESFAAAVRILHGCTGRVIVAGMGKSGHVADKIASTLSSTGTPAFFLHPGEAAHGDLGMVTPGDVVLAVSNSGRTRELLAIVPNLKKLGARLVALVGTPDSPLAREAEVALDASVEREACPLNLAPTSSTTAALALGDALAVALMELRQFKADDFARFHPGGLLGDRLLLLTVDEVLITGALFPSVGVGADFAEVVGELAGKRQGITAVVCGGGGLAGVISNGDVLRILAQKRDTAHICAETMMTHNPKTIPPGTSAENAVAVMETHNITALVVVDDEHRPLGLVHLHDLLGRKTFWQPPDG; from the coding sequence ATGAAAACGGACGCGGAAATCACGGCCCGGGGGCGCGAGGTGCTGGCCGTCGAGGGCGAGGCGCTGGCGCGCGTGGCGGAGCGTCTGGACGAGAGTTTCGCCGCGGCGGTACGCATCCTGCACGGCTGCACCGGGCGGGTCATCGTGGCCGGGATGGGCAAGAGCGGGCACGTCGCCGACAAGATAGCCTCCACCCTCTCTTCGACCGGCACGCCGGCGTTCTTCCTCCACCCCGGCGAGGCGGCCCACGGCGACCTGGGGATGGTCACCCCGGGTGACGTGGTCCTGGCGGTCTCCAACTCGGGGCGGACCCGGGAGCTCCTGGCCATCGTGCCGAACCTGAAGAAGCTGGGCGCGCGGCTGGTGGCCCTGGTCGGAACCCCAGACTCCCCCCTGGCCCGCGAGGCCGAGGTGGCCCTCGACGCGAGCGTGGAGCGGGAGGCGTGCCCGTTGAACCTGGCGCCCACCTCCTCGACGACTGCGGCGCTGGCCTTGGGCGATGCCCTGGCCGTGGCGCTGATGGAGCTGCGTCAGTTCAAGGCCGACGACTTCGCCCGCTTCCACCCGGGGGGTCTCTTGGGCGACCGCCTGCTCCTACTCACAGTGGACGAGGTTCTCATTACGGGCGCTCTATTCCCCAGCGTGGGGGTCGGGGCCGATTTCGCCGAGGTGGTCGGGGAGCTGGCCGGCAAGCGGCAGGGGATAACCGCGGTGGTCTGTGGCGGAGGAGGGCTGGCCGGCGTCATCTCCAACGGCGACGTGCTGCGTATTTTAGCCCAGAAACGTGACACCGCGCACATCTGCGCCGAGACGATGATGACCCATAATCCCAAGACGATCCCTCCCGGGACGAGCGCCGAAAATGCCGTGGCGGTCATGGAGACCCACAACATCACCGCCCTGGTCGTGGTGGACGATGAGCATCGGCCCCTGGGGCTGGTACACCTCCACGACCTGCTGGGCCGGAAGACTTTCTGGCAGCCGCCCGACGGTTAG
- a CDS encoding M23 family metallopeptidase: MTAATLKLHPLNKKRKKAERFSLVICRDGALGTFHRDLDRRGIRRFVWITVSVIVGAVVLLFFYSDNLRKRLDLFTLELENEDQQGELTKAQEDIGDLNQQLAVVREANDVARLAHALPLVPDSEREGGIGGVELGRAIASFPRITDSPLDETTQRYFERSLRLAGSINYEISLVNQTIERTRREADIRAHTPSIKPVVGHIISFMGNRIHPITGLIHFHRGIDIQAPWGTPIFAPADGVVIFAGTRGGYGTTCFIDHGYGYQTRYGHCSRLHVKEGDEVKRGQIIADVGSTGMSTGPHLHYEVLVDGSVTDPMAYIFPDYEFD; the protein is encoded by the coding sequence TTGACTGCCGCAACCCTTAAGCTCCATCCCCTCAATAAGAAACGCAAAAAGGCGGAGCGTTTCAGCCTGGTCATCTGTCGGGACGGAGCCCTGGGCACCTTCCACCGGGACCTGGACCGCCGGGGCATCCGGCGCTTCGTCTGGATAACGGTGTCGGTCATCGTCGGCGCCGTGGTCCTGCTCTTCTTCTACTCGGACAACCTGCGCAAGCGGCTGGACCTCTTCACCCTCGAGCTGGAGAACGAGGACCAGCAGGGTGAGCTGACCAAGGCCCAGGAGGACATCGGCGACCTGAACCAGCAGCTAGCGGTCGTCCGGGAGGCCAACGACGTCGCCCGGCTGGCCCACGCTCTGCCCCTCGTGCCGGACTCGGAGCGGGAGGGCGGCATCGGTGGCGTGGAGCTGGGCCGGGCCATCGCCTCCTTCCCCCGCATCACCGACTCCCCCCTGGACGAAACGACGCAGCGCTACTTCGAGCGCTCCCTACGCCTGGCCGGTTCGATCAACTACGAAATTTCCCTCGTGAACCAGACCATCGAGCGGACCCGCCGCGAGGCCGACATCCGCGCCCACACGCCCTCCATCAAGCCCGTCGTCGGCCACATCATCAGCTTCATGGGCAACCGCATCCACCCCATCACCGGTCTCATACATTTCCACCGCGGCATTGACATCCAGGCGCCTTGGGGGACGCCCATCTTCGCCCCCGCGGACGGCGTGGTGATTTTCGCCGGCACCCGCGGCGGCTACGGCACCACCTGCTTCATTGACCACGGCTACGGCTACCAGACCCGCTACGGACACTGCTCCAGGCTCCACGTCAAGGAGGGCGACGAGGTCAAGCGGGGGCAGATAATCGCCGACGTCGGCTCCACCGGCATGTCCACCGGGCCTCACCTCCACTACGAGGTCCTGGTGGACGGAAGCGTCACCGACCCCATGGCCTACATCTTCCCCGACTACGAGTTCGACTAG
- a CDS encoding DMT family transporter has product MDRTRKARAYLGVATVIWGSTFIVLKLLLTRATPWLLVGVRFGLAAAVCLAVLLWRRWRVEGKVLRRGAFLGLLLLGGYALQTLGLVHTGAGKSGFITALYVVLTPFFAWPVCGRRIRWRELGAAAVSLAGVYLLADPSGPVNPGDLLTLGSAAIFALHLAFIDRWAPAEENEDSQLRHEFTLTTVQMVVVGVGAMTLSPLLETPRLALDAVSIPAFLYLSLAATVLVVFWQMRWQPKLGAGRAALIYVGEAVIAAAGGAVFFAERLPWYGYAGMGLILAAILWGNRRGTQT; this is encoded by the coding sequence ATGGACCGGACCCGCAAGGCTAGAGCTTATCTCGGTGTCGCCACCGTCATCTGGGGCTCGACCTTCATCGTGCTCAAGCTCCTGTTGACGCGGGCCACCCCGTGGCTGTTGGTGGGGGTCCGGTTCGGCCTGGCCGCGGCGGTTTGCCTCGCGGTTCTTCTCTGGCGGCGGTGGCGCGTCGAGGGCAAAGTCCTTAGGCGAGGGGCCTTCCTGGGCCTTCTGCTCCTGGGGGGTTACGCCCTGCAGACTTTGGGGCTGGTGCACACCGGGGCGGGGAAGTCGGGGTTCATCACCGCGCTCTACGTGGTGCTCACGCCTTTTTTCGCGTGGCCGGTGTGCGGGCGGCGGATTCGATGGCGGGAGCTGGGCGCCGCGGCGGTTTCCCTGGCCGGGGTGTACCTGTTGGCCGATCCCTCGGGGCCGGTGAATCCGGGTGATTTATTGACCCTGGGCAGCGCGGCTATCTTCGCGCTCCACCTGGCCTTCATTGACCGCTGGGCGCCCGCGGAGGAAAATGAAGATTCACAGCTCCGGCACGAGTTCACCCTGACCACGGTGCAGATGGTGGTGGTCGGCGTGGGGGCTATGACGCTCTCGCCGCTGTTGGAGACGCCGCGATTGGCTCTGGACGCGGTGTCCATCCCGGCTTTTCTGTACCTCTCGCTGGCGGCGACTGTGCTGGTGGTTTTCTGGCAGATGCGGTGGCAGCCGAAGCTGGGGGCGGGGCGGGCGGCGCTCATCTACGTGGGTGAGGCGGTCATCGCCGCGGCGGGCGGGGCGGTCTTCTTCGCCGAGCGGCTGCCGTGGTACGGCTACGCGGGGATGGGGCTCATCCTGGCGGCGATTCTCTGGGGCAACCGGCGGGGAACGCAGACGTGA
- the gyrB gene encoding DNA topoisomerase (ATP-hydrolyzing) subunit B, whose amino-acid sequence MPKDEKNSYTADDIQVLKGLEAVRKRPAMYIGSTGERGLHHLVFEVVDNSVDEAMAGFCDHIEVAIHPDNSVTVVDNGRGIPVDIHKEENRSALEVVMTTLHAGGKFDSKTYKVSGGLHGVGVSVVNALSAWCDVEVKLDGNIHHQRYIRGVPQGSVSVIGKTKKRGTKISFIPDPMVFEATDFSFDFLAKRLREMAFLNKGLTIELSDERDGRRVQYSYSGGIVEFIGHINAGRTPIYPTIVYLEGVREETEDSGMVSLEVAMQHSDGYTENIFTFANNINTEEGGTHLSGFRAALTRTTNDYARVQGLLKKDEPPLLGEDIREGMAAVVSVRIGNPQFEGQMKTKLGNSELKGIVEQIVGEGLTFYYEEHPDTARKIVTKSLESARARQAARKARNLARRKSALEGSSLPGVLADCSEREPEKCELFIVEGPSAGGSAKQGRDRAYQAILPLGGKILNVEKARLDKILSNNELITIITAVGTGIAEEFELERLRYHKLVIMTDADVDGSHIRTLLLTFFYRQMRPLLEQGYIYIAQPPLYRVKRGREEFYMQSEGEMDRLLLELGCRGARAEINGAKLDEKALLGLTRHLRRVKLSFDRLERRGLDVEEYLGRERDGRLPRYYLRDLETGDIEYAYTDQELGLLEEKAEAGEELADLLGQRSEWRKHEPEELGEATELEELRGALREFGLDFPAQKKPGITLHLGKDERFELTDPLELLEILRRTGNREVSVQRYKGLGEMNPDQLWETTMDPASRTLLQVTVEDAFAADEMFSVLMGDQVPPRREFIRSHALEVANLDI is encoded by the coding sequence ATGCCCAAGGACGAGAAAAACTCATATACCGCCGACGACATCCAGGTGTTAAAAGGCCTGGAAGCGGTCCGCAAGCGCCCGGCGATGTACATCGGCTCCACCGGCGAACGCGGCCTGCACCACCTGGTCTTCGAGGTGGTGGACAACTCGGTGGACGAGGCCATGGCCGGCTTCTGCGACCACATCGAGGTCGCGATCCACCCCGACAACTCGGTGACCGTGGTGGACAACGGCCGCGGCATCCCCGTGGACATCCACAAGGAGGAGAACCGCTCCGCCCTCGAGGTGGTGATGACCACCCTCCACGCCGGCGGCAAGTTCGACTCGAAGACGTACAAGGTGTCCGGCGGCCTGCACGGCGTGGGCGTCTCCGTCGTCAACGCCCTCTCCGCCTGGTGCGACGTGGAGGTCAAGCTCGACGGGAACATCCACCACCAGCGCTACATCCGCGGGGTACCCCAGGGGTCGGTGAGCGTCATCGGCAAGACCAAGAAGCGGGGGACCAAGATCAGCTTCATCCCGGACCCGATGGTCTTCGAGGCGACGGATTTCTCCTTCGACTTCCTGGCCAAGCGGCTGCGCGAGATGGCATTCCTGAACAAGGGGCTCACCATCGAGCTCTCCGACGAGCGCGACGGACGCCGCGTCCAGTACTCCTACTCGGGCGGGATCGTCGAGTTCATCGGGCACATCAACGCCGGCCGGACGCCCATCTACCCCACCATCGTCTACCTCGAGGGCGTGCGGGAGGAGACGGAGGACTCGGGGATGGTCTCCCTCGAGGTGGCCATGCAGCACTCCGACGGCTACACGGAGAACATCTTCACCTTCGCCAACAACATCAACACCGAGGAGGGCGGGACCCACCTATCCGGCTTCCGGGCCGCCCTGACCCGGACGACCAACGATTACGCCCGGGTCCAGGGCCTGTTGAAGAAGGACGAACCGCCGCTTTTAGGCGAGGACATCCGCGAGGGCATGGCCGCCGTGGTGAGCGTCAGAATCGGCAACCCCCAGTTCGAGGGTCAGATGAAGACCAAGCTGGGCAACAGCGAGCTCAAGGGGATAGTCGAGCAGATAGTGGGCGAGGGGCTGACCTTCTACTACGAGGAGCACCCGGACACGGCCCGCAAGATTGTGACCAAGTCGCTGGAGTCCGCCCGGGCGCGCCAGGCGGCCCGCAAGGCCCGCAACCTCGCCCGGCGCAAGAGCGCCCTCGAGGGGAGCTCACTCCCCGGAGTGCTCGCCGACTGCTCGGAGCGCGAACCGGAGAAATGCGAGCTGTTCATCGTGGAGGGCCCCTCGGCCGGCGGATCGGCCAAGCAGGGTCGCGACCGCGCCTACCAGGCCATCCTTCCCCTGGGCGGGAAGATCTTGAATGTGGAGAAGGCCCGCCTGGACAAGATTCTCTCCAACAACGAGCTCATCACCATCATCACCGCCGTCGGAACCGGCATCGCCGAGGAGTTCGAGCTCGAGAGGCTGCGCTACCACAAGCTCGTGATAATGACCGACGCCGACGTGGACGGCAGCCACATCCGCACCCTTCTTTTGACCTTCTTCTACCGCCAGATGCGGCCGCTTCTGGAGCAGGGGTATATCTACATCGCCCAGCCGCCGCTCTACCGGGTCAAGCGCGGCCGCGAGGAGTTCTACATGCAGAGCGAGGGGGAGATGGACCGTCTGCTCCTCGAGCTGGGCTGCCGGGGGGCTCGGGCGGAAATAAACGGCGCCAAGCTCGACGAGAAGGCCCTCCTGGGCCTGACCAGGCACCTCAGACGGGTGAAGCTCTCCTTCGATCGTCTCGAACGTCGGGGGCTGGACGTGGAGGAATACCTCGGCCGCGAGCGGGACGGTCGCCTGCCGCGATACTACCTGCGCGACCTCGAGACCGGCGACATCGAATACGCCTACACCGACCAGGAGCTGGGGCTTTTGGAGGAGAAGGCCGAGGCGGGGGAGGAGCTGGCCGACCTTTTGGGCCAGCGGTCGGAATGGAGGAAGCACGAGCCGGAGGAGCTGGGTGAGGCCACCGAGCTGGAGGAGCTCCGAGGCGCTTTGAGGGAGTTCGGCCTCGATTTCCCGGCGCAGAAAAAGCCCGGCATCACCCTCCACCTGGGCAAGGATGAGCGGTTCGAGCTGACCGACCCCCTGGAGCTTCTGGAAATCCTGCGCCGGACCGGCAATCGGGAGGTTTCCGTCCAGCGTTACAAGGGGCTGGGCGAGATGAATCCCGACCAGCTCTGGGAGACGACGATGGACCCGGCGAGCCGGACGCTGCTACAGGTGACGGTGGAGGACGCCTTCGCCGCCGACGAGATGTTCAGCGTGCTGATGGGGGACCAGGTGCCGCCGCGGCGGGAGTTCATCCGCTCCCACGCCCTCGAGGTGGCCAACCTGGACATCTGA
- a CDS encoding DUF5683 domain-containing protein, with amino-acid sequence MTRPFHLILLLLAGPPLSVLAAEEPPVPDGETPPTDGESDSVESAPAAETVESEPGTEITESATATETAESPAPWRPDPVEALWRSGVIAGWGQFYNEEYLKGVVLFGLEALTVYGIIYYADAAAYERRQFEGFDIPDDRMSPDLTDVFALRDYHLDLYKNYRVDYETHIWLAALVVVYSMLDAYVDAHLADFETGDELTGTGEAGKGFSVELAPRFYTDSCGNPGAGVSLSIVY; translated from the coding sequence TTGACCCGTCCGTTCCATTTGATCCTTCTCCTCCTGGCGGGGCCGCCCCTCTCGGTTCTGGCGGCCGAAGAGCCCCCCGTTCCCGACGGCGAAACGCCCCCGACCGACGGGGAGTCGGATTCCGTCGAGTCCGCACCGGCGGCTGAAACGGTCGAGTCCGAACCGGGGACTGAAATCACCGAATCGGCGACGGCGACCGAGACCGCCGAGTCCCCGGCGCCCTGGCGGCCGGACCCCGTGGAGGCGCTCTGGCGCTCGGGGGTCATCGCCGGCTGGGGACAGTTCTACAACGAGGAGTACCTGAAGGGGGTCGTCCTCTTCGGCCTCGAGGCGCTCACCGTGTACGGCATCATTTACTACGCCGACGCCGCGGCCTACGAGCGCCGTCAGTTCGAAGGCTTCGATATCCCCGACGATAGGATGAGCCCGGATTTGACCGACGTCTTCGCCCTGCGCGACTACCACCTGGATCTTTATAAAAATTACCGGGTGGACTACGAGACGCACATCTGGCTGGCCGCCCTGGTCGTGGTGTACTCCATGCTGGACGCTTACGTGGACGCCCACCTCGCCGACTTCGAGACCGGGGATGAGCTCACCGGGACCGGGGAAGCGGGGAAGGGGTTTTCGGTGGAGCTCGCTCCCCGCTTCTACACCGACTCGTGCGGAAATCCAGGCGCCGGCGTTTCCCTTTCCATCGTTTATTGA
- a CDS encoding PBP1A family penicillin-binding protein, producing MGSVKAKHARADVFTRIGGWFRRLFQRPVPETLESGLSHPGVEAKAGVRARTGAFSWRVAGYVVVISSFFIIGLGLGLVHAFSGGLPKISGLWKFESYLPTEVYDDNGELIATFLVERRYVVQMSEIPDNLVQATLAIEDQRFYEHWGINVWRTGKAALIDLMAGEKRQGASTVTQQLARNYFLTLEKSWVRKIREAILAVQIEKAYTKDEILYFYLNQIYYGHGCYGVEATSRFFFGKHARELSLPEAALIAGLPQNPGGYSPYYHPEQAKLRRNTVLLMMADVGYITEEERSWAAAQPIELAQRRRTKSKAPYFVEYIRSELEKEYGSNAVYQAGMKVYTTLDLSMQELAEKHVAQGLERVQERWNYKPYPRNDNLKIEDLELGQIRSGIVTERDDEFAYVDLGGGITGRIDITPLYWHWPNPPEVEIQEGAEIAVKVTSLVRSTGRVELSLEKKPYPQAALVSVDPRTGFIKAMVGGSDYDESQFNRAVYARRQPGSAFKVFVYTAAIDNGYTAADTLLDKPFVVNADGVVWAPHNYSMGYSGRPMTIRTAIAMSINLVAARLILELGVEPVRTYAERMGIRTPIAHTYSIALGSSEVTPLDMASAFGTFATLGIHVEPTAIKLIKDRDGNVIKENIPRAEVVLRRETAFIMRSMLQGTTTGGTAARAGRTLKRPCAGKTGTTNEAGDCWFIGFVPQLCTSVWVGFDDHTSLGYNATGESHAVPLWSDYMADVLQNYPVEEFSVPEGLKLQRYVVCGDSGLLANPDCPHKIGEDFIDGTAPTAYCDLHGPGSRDFIAHDAALAAGETAPEYGYRYDEEK from the coding sequence ATGGGTTCCGTAAAAGCCAAGCACGCCAGGGCCGATGTGTTCACCCGGATCGGCGGGTGGTTCCGCCGCCTGTTCCAGCGTCCCGTGCCCGAAACCCTGGAGAGCGGTCTCTCCCATCCCGGGGTGGAGGCGAAGGCCGGGGTCCGCGCCCGGACGGGGGCTTTCTCCTGGCGGGTGGCCGGATACGTCGTCGTCATTTCATCTTTTTTCATCATCGGGTTGGGGCTCGGTCTGGTGCACGCCTTCTCCGGCGGGTTGCCGAAAATTTCCGGGCTGTGGAAGTTCGAGAGCTATCTGCCCACCGAGGTTTACGACGACAACGGCGAGCTGATCGCCACCTTCCTCGTAGAGCGACGTTACGTCGTGCAGATGAGCGAGATACCGGACAACCTGGTCCAAGCAACCCTGGCCATCGAGGACCAGCGCTTCTACGAGCACTGGGGGATCAACGTATGGCGCACCGGCAAGGCGGCACTCATAGACCTGATGGCCGGTGAGAAGCGCCAGGGCGCCTCGACCGTCACCCAGCAGCTGGCGCGAAACTACTTCCTCACCCTGGAGAAGAGCTGGGTGCGGAAAATCCGCGAGGCCATCCTGGCGGTCCAGATAGAGAAGGCCTACACCAAGGACGAGATACTCTACTTCTACCTGAACCAGATCTACTACGGGCACGGTTGCTACGGGGTGGAGGCCACATCGCGGTTCTTCTTCGGCAAGCACGCGCGGGAGCTGAGCCTGCCCGAGGCGGCGCTCATCGCCGGGCTGCCCCAGAACCCCGGCGGTTACTCGCCGTACTACCACCCCGAGCAGGCCAAGCTGCGACGGAACACGGTCCTTCTGATGATGGCCGACGTGGGGTACATCACCGAGGAGGAGCGGTCCTGGGCGGCGGCGCAGCCCATCGAGCTGGCCCAGCGTCGCCGCACCAAGTCGAAGGCCCCCTACTTCGTGGAGTACATCCGCTCCGAGCTGGAGAAGGAGTACGGCTCCAACGCCGTCTATCAGGCGGGGATGAAGGTCTACACCACCCTGGACTTGAGTATGCAGGAGCTGGCCGAAAAGCACGTGGCCCAGGGGCTGGAGCGGGTTCAGGAGCGCTGGAACTACAAGCCGTACCCCCGCAATGACAACCTCAAGATAGAGGACCTGGAGCTGGGGCAGATCCGCTCCGGAATCGTCACCGAGCGGGACGACGAGTTCGCCTACGTGGACCTGGGCGGCGGCATCACCGGCCGCATAGACATCACCCCCCTCTACTGGCACTGGCCCAACCCGCCCGAGGTGGAGATTCAGGAGGGCGCCGAGATAGCGGTCAAGGTGACCAGCCTGGTGCGCTCCACGGGCCGGGTGGAGCTGTCCCTGGAGAAGAAACCCTACCCCCAGGCGGCGCTGGTTTCCGTAGACCCGCGGACGGGCTTCATCAAAGCCATGGTGGGCGGGTCGGACTATGACGAGAGCCAGTTCAACCGGGCCGTGTACGCCCGCCGGCAGCCCGGCTCGGCTTTCAAGGTCTTCGTGTACACCGCGGCCATAGACAACGGTTACACCGCCGCCGACACCCTTCTGGACAAGCCCTTCGTGGTCAACGCCGACGGCGTGGTCTGGGCCCCGCACAACTACTCCATGGGCTACTCGGGTCGGCCGATGACCATCCGCACCGCCATCGCCATGTCCATCAACCTGGTGGCGGCGCGGCTGATTCTGGAGTTAGGCGTCGAGCCGGTGCGAACCTATGCCGAGCGCATGGGCATCCGCACCCCCATCGCCCACACATACTCCATCGCCCTGGGCTCCTCCGAGGTCACCCCCCTGGACATGGCCAGCGCCTTCGGCACCTTCGCCACCCTGGGCATCCACGTCGAGCCCACGGCGATAAAGCTCATCAAGGACCGCGACGGCAACGTCATCAAGGAGAACATCCCCCGGGCGGAGGTGGTCCTGCGGCGGGAGACGGCCTTCATCATGCGCTCCATGCTGCAGGGCACCACGACCGGCGGCACCGCGGCCCGCGCCGGACGCACCTTAAAGCGCCCCTGCGCCGGAAAGACCGGCACCACCAACGAGGCGGGCGACTGCTGGTTCATCGGCTTCGTCCCCCAGCTCTGCACATCGGTCTGGGTCGGATTCGACGACCACACCTCCCTGGGCTACAACGCCACCGGCGAGTCCCATGCCGTCCCCCTCTGGAGCGACTACATGGCCGACGTGCTCCAGAACTACCCCGTCGAGGAGTTCTCCGTGCCCGAGGGGCTGAAGCTCCAGCGGTACGTGGTTTGCGGCGACTCGGGGCTCTTGGCCAACCCCGACTGCCCGCACAAGATAGGCGAGGACTTCATTGACGGCACCGCGCCCACGGCGTACTGCGACCTGCACGGCCCGGGGTCGCGGGACTTCATCGCCCACGACGCCGCCCTCGCCGCCGGTGAGACCGCGCCCGAGTACGGCTACCGGTACGATGAGGAGAAGTAG
- a CDS encoding DUF5655 domain-containing protein, which produces MGLTPDEQRAAIVRNFPAKTGHDLAWWVDLLKKTGPAGKRERTAWLQENHGLGQLYARAVVAGTEKTEGRVEPTSEELVDTQYAGAKAAFRPIHDRLVKWARAELPDVRVNPCRTYVSLFRRHQFAVIAVKRDGIYLGLALPGEEPGGAWEPAKNLGCVRITHQLRLAEAGEVDGGVLSCLRRAYEADV; this is translated from the coding sequence TTGGGCCTGACACCGGACGAGCAGCGTGCGGCCATCGTCCGCAACTTCCCCGCCAAGACCGGCCATGACCTGGCCTGGTGGGTTGACCTGCTGAAGAAGACAGGACCCGCGGGGAAGCGGGAGCGTACGGCCTGGCTCCAGGAAAATCACGGCCTCGGCCAGCTCTACGCCCGGGCCGTCGTCGCCGGGACGGAGAAGACCGAGGGCCGCGTCGAGCCCACGTCCGAAGAGCTGGTTGACACCCAGTACGCCGGGGCGAAGGCCGCCTTCCGTCCGATTCACGACCGGCTGGTGAAGTGGGCTCGGGCCGAGCTGCCCGACGTGCGTGTCAATCCCTGCCGGACCTACGTCTCCCTCTTCCGCCGGCACCAGTTCGCGGTCATCGCGGTGAAGCGGGACGGTATCTATTTAGGTCTGGCGCTGCCCGGTGAGGAGCCGGGCGGGGCGTGGGAGCCGGCGAAGAATCTGGGCTGCGTGCGGATCACCCACCAGTTGAGGCTCGCCGAGGCGGGCGAGGTGGACGGCGGGGTGCTTTCCTGCTTGCGGCGGGCCTACGAGGCCGACGTCTGA
- a CDS encoding NlpC/P60 family protein produces MRLFRAEILFFVFCGAALGATVQRVDYDPQSRTVRVAVQSDTEPTYKDFELPDPDRVVLDLENASFPANKFEATVGDGLVAGLRAAQNSVDPAVTRVVVDLEAGVSGYTVGITGSAPSWSVNLTVIPAGSVVAVETEARLIEEATLEPHVLPGEEPPPKEALVFAASPTPVRESPASNARRVSEGLAGERVEAVAELGGWRLVILTEQDGLAGWVPSSSLVTEGKVERDDGSVRAVPNPRTPPPGTPQTPQPNRAPLRTEATDGSAIIAHLSADTSFRAYRRREGWYFVQLEDGRAGWVAARYVELETAGPGEAWRQAVVATAESYLGSPYVWGGTSSSGFDCSGLVWRVYKQNGIEVPRTAGPQYREGRRVTRDVLLPGDLVFFSTYSAGPSHVGIYAGDDRFIQADSSDGVRYSDLDGVYWNDHIYGYSRWTP; encoded by the coding sequence ATGCGCTTGTTCCGGGCGGAAATTCTCTTTTTTGTATTCTGCGGCGCGGCGCTGGGGGCTACCGTCCAAAGGGTGGACTACGACCCACAGAGCCGCACGGTGCGCGTCGCAGTCCAGTCCGATACCGAGCCCACGTACAAGGATTTCGAGCTCCCCGACCCCGACCGCGTGGTCCTGGACCTGGAAAACGCATCCTTCCCCGCGAACAAATTCGAGGCCACCGTGGGCGACGGACTGGTGGCCGGTCTCCGCGCCGCCCAGAACTCCGTTGATCCCGCCGTGACCCGGGTCGTGGTGGACCTGGAGGCCGGCGTTTCGGGCTACACGGTGGGCATTACCGGTTCGGCGCCCTCCTGGTCGGTCAACCTCACCGTCATCCCCGCCGGGAGCGTCGTCGCGGTGGAGACCGAGGCTAGGCTCATCGAGGAGGCGACCCTGGAGCCGCACGTGCTCCCCGGGGAGGAGCCGCCCCCGAAGGAGGCCCTCGTTTTCGCCGCCAGCCCCACCCCGGTGCGCGAATCGCCGGCCTCCAACGCCCGCCGGGTGAGCGAGGGGCTGGCCGGGGAGCGGGTCGAGGCCGTGGCCGAGCTGGGTGGGTGGCGCCTGGTCATCCTCACCGAGCAGGACGGCCTGGCCGGGTGGGTGCCCTCCTCTTCCCTCGTCACGGAGGGGAAGGTGGAGCGCGACGACGGCTCCGTGCGCGCGGTGCCCAATCCCCGCACCCCTCCCCCCGGCACCCCCCAGACCCCCCAGCCGAACCGGGCCCCGCTGCGCACCGAGGCCACCGATGGCTCGGCCATCATCGCCCACCTCTCCGCCGACACATCTTTCCGGGCGTACCGCCGCCGGGAGGGCTGGTATTTCGTTCAGCTCGAGGACGGCCGCGCCGGGTGGGTCGCCGCGCGGTACGTCGAGCTCGAGACCGCCGGTCCCGGCGAGGCCTGGCGCCAGGCCGTCGTGGCCACCGCAGAGAGTTACCTGGGCTCGCCCTACGTCTGGGGCGGCACCTCGAGCTCGGGCTTCGACTGCTCCGGCCTCGTGTGGCGCGTCTACAAGCAGAACGGTATCGAGGTCCCCCGCACCGCCGGCCCCCAGTACCGCGAGGGGCGGCGCGTCACCCGCGACGTACTCCTGCCCGGAGACCTGGTCTTCTTCTCCACCTACAGCGCCGGACCCAGCCACGTAGGCATCTACGCCGGGGACGACCGCTTCATTCAGGCCGACTCCTCCGACGGCGTCCGCTACTCCGACCTGGACGGCGTGTACTGGAATGACCACATCTACGGCTACTCCCGCTGGACGCCGTGA